A single window of Vibrio gazogenes DNA harbors:
- a CDS encoding glucosaminidase domain-containing protein: MRKLIYFFFSVVVLILGSCTYYQLHIEESRSTIEEKQPQGIPVATAPKFKAFKNVAQKKHAFFHYLKPGIEYENYRTQKEREFLLNTKEDIESGSLSQAEIEQLAELSSLYSVKIPVEGPDLKWLDKMLHKVDILPEALVLIQAANESAWGTSRFAREGNNYFGQWCYQKGCGLVPLARGEGMAHEVAKFKSVQQSIHRYFINVNRNLAYRKLRDIRYQLRAEGQDLSSLESAMQLTNGLTKYSERGMAYVKSLQTMLRHNQKYLQDDATATE; encoded by the coding sequence ATGCGTAAACTGATTTATTTCTTTTTCTCCGTCGTGGTACTGATTCTCGGCAGTTGTACTTATTATCAGTTACATATTGAAGAGAGTCGTTCGACGATTGAAGAAAAACAACCGCAAGGTATACCTGTTGCAACTGCACCAAAATTTAAGGCGTTTAAAAATGTAGCGCAGAAAAAACATGCGTTCTTTCATTATCTTAAGCCGGGTATCGAATATGAAAACTACAGAACCCAGAAAGAAAGGGAGTTTTTGTTAAACACCAAAGAGGACATCGAGTCTGGCTCATTGTCTCAGGCTGAGATTGAGCAACTGGCTGAACTTAGCTCGCTTTATTCGGTTAAAATTCCTGTAGAAGGGCCCGACTTAAAATGGCTGGATAAAATGCTGCATAAAGTCGATATCCTACCGGAGGCATTGGTGCTGATTCAGGCTGCAAATGAATCAGCTTGGGGTACTTCCCGCTTTGCCAGAGAAGGCAATAATTATTTTGGCCAATGGTGCTATCAAAAAGGGTGTGGCTTGGTGCCACTCGCCAGAGGGGAAGGGATGGCACATGAGGTGGCGAAGTTTAAATCGGTACAACAATCGATTCATCGGTACTTTATTAATGTTAACCGTAACTTAGCTTACCGAAAATTACGTGATATTCGTTATCAGCTGCGCGCAGAAGGGCAGGACCTTTCATCGCTGGAGAGCGCGATGCAATTAACGAACGGATTAACCAAATATTCAGAGCGAGGGATGGCTTACGTGAAGTCCCTTCAGACGATGCTTCGTCATAATCAGAAGTATTTACAAGATGATGCAACGGCGACTGAATAA